The DNA segment TTCCACACAACGGCTGCCGTCCACCAAAACGTCGCAGAGTGTAACAGAATCACTCATTTGTATAGATTTCCTGTAAGTGTCAATAATGGATGAGACGATCACAATCCGATTGACCTGAAGGTGAAAGTTTGGATTTGCCTATGGGAGACCATTTAGGCAATCCTTGCGGTCTACCGGAGTTCGACGTTTTGAAGGAGGGTTTGTTTAATGATCGAAATTGAAAAGCCAAATATTGAAACGGTTGAAGTTAGTGAAGACGCAAAATACGGTAAGTTTGTAGTAGAGCCCCTTGAAAGAGGATATGGTACAACACTAGGTAACTCTTTGCGCCGCATTCTACTATCATCTCTTCCGGGAGCAGCAGTTACAGCAGTTCAGATCGATGGTGTGTTGCACGAATTCTCAACGATTGAAGGCGTTGTGGAAGACGTAACAACGATCATTCTGAACCTGAAAAAGCTTGCTCTTAAGATCTACTCTGAAGAAGAGAAGACGTTAGAGATTGATATTCAGGGTGAAGGAGTTGTCACTGCTGGTGATTTAACTCACGATAGTGATGTTGAAGTACTAAACCCAGATCTTCATATTGCTACATTGACAAAAGGTGCAAATCTGCACATGCGTCTATTAGCTAAACGCGGTCGTGGGTACGTATTGGCTGAAGGAAACAAGAATGACGATCAGCCAATTGGTGTTCTTCCAATCGACTCTATTTACACACCTGTTGCTCGTGTAAACTATCAAGTTGAGAATACACGTGTGGGTCAAGTAACTAACTATGATAAACTAACCCTTGATGTCTGGACAGATGGAAGCACTCGTCCCGAGGAAGCAGTTTCTCTTGGTGCTAAAATCTTGAATGAACATCTCAATATTTTTGTAGGATTAACAGATCAAGCGCAAAATGCTGAAATCATGGTTGAAAAAGAAGAAGATCAGAAGGAAAAAGTACTTGAGATGACGATCGAAGAACTTGACCTATCTGTTCGTTCTTATAACTGTTTAAAACGTGCTGGCATTAACACGGTTCAAGAGCTAACACAT comes from the Alkalihalobacillus sp. FSL W8-0930 genome and includes:
- a CDS encoding DNA-directed RNA polymerase subunit alpha codes for the protein MIEIEKPNIETVEVSEDAKYGKFVVEPLERGYGTTLGNSLRRILLSSLPGAAVTAVQIDGVLHEFSTIEGVVEDVTTIILNLKKLALKIYSEEEKTLEIDIQGEGVVTAGDLTHDSDVEVLNPDLHIATLTKGANLHMRLLAKRGRGYVLAEGNKNDDQPIGVLPIDSIYTPVARVNYQVENTRVGQVTNYDKLTLDVWTDGSTRPEEAVSLGAKILNEHLNIFVGLTDQAQNAEIMVEKEEDQKEKVLEMTIEELDLSVRSYNCLKRAGINTVQELTHKTEEDMMKVRNLGRKSLEEVQEKLGELGLGLRNEE